A genomic region of Microlunatus sagamiharensis contains the following coding sequences:
- a CDS encoding LemA family protein yields MSAIIVVIILLVLVVILALVGFSMYNGFVKGRNTIQESWRQVDVELNRRYELLPNLVETVRAYAAHERNTLEDVTRLRNQAASIAQSDSQSSPSGLPSPQRSQVEEQLSGAVRNLIVSVEAYPDLKSNQNFLELQRQLTETEDRIANGRRYYNANVAAYNTRVESVPSNIIAGLAHFEKATYFEVNDPAVRQAPSISFGEIAYRGDQPGSFQQPPAQGQVDPGRQGQPALPPQQRQDDQLPDPQSSSGYTPPSYAPPAQEGQPGHQPPSQYAPPPRQDQQGQGGYQPPQTR; encoded by the coding sequence GTGTCCGCGATCATCGTCGTGATCATCCTGCTCGTCCTCGTCGTGATCCTCGCCCTCGTGGGCTTCTCGATGTACAACGGCTTCGTCAAGGGCCGCAACACGATCCAGGAGTCCTGGCGCCAGGTCGACGTCGAGCTGAACCGGCGCTACGAGCTGCTGCCGAACCTCGTCGAGACCGTCCGGGCGTACGCGGCCCACGAGCGCAACACGCTCGAGGACGTGACCCGGCTCCGCAACCAGGCGGCCTCGATCGCGCAGTCGGACTCGCAGTCGAGCCCGAGCGGCCTGCCGAGCCCGCAGCGCTCCCAGGTCGAGGAGCAGCTGTCGGGCGCCGTGCGCAACCTCATCGTCAGCGTCGAGGCCTACCCCGACCTCAAGAGCAACCAGAACTTCCTCGAGCTGCAGCGCCAGCTGACCGAGACCGAGGACCGGATCGCGAACGGCCGGCGCTACTACAACGCCAACGTCGCGGCGTACAACACCCGCGTCGAGTCGGTGCCGAGCAACATCATCGCGGGCCTCGCGCACTTCGAGAAGGCCACGTACTTCGAGGTCAACGACCCGGCCGTGCGCCAGGCCCCGAGCATCAGCTTCGGCGAGATCGCCTACCGCGGCGACCAGCCCGGGTCGTTCCAGCAGCCGCCGGCGCAGGGCCAGGTCGACCCGGGCCGGCAGGGCCAGCCGGCGCTGCCCCCGCAGCAGCGCCAGGACGACCAGCTGCCCGACCCGCAGTCCTCGTCGGGCTACACGCCACCCTCGTACGCCCCGCCGGCGCAGGAGGGTCAGCCGGGCCACCAGCCGCCGAGCCAGTACGCGCCCCCGCCTCGGCAGGACCAGCAGGGCCAGGGCGGCTACCAGCCGCCGCAGACCCGCTGA
- the pyrE gene encoding orotate phosphoribosyltransferase — protein MNAPRPNPDDLVYLIRRIAELAVVHGRVTLSSGREADYYVDMRRVTLDGRTSPVIGRVMRALVSDWSFDAVGGLTLGADPVATSMLHAAAAESSVLDAFVVRKSEKAHGLQRRIEGSPVEGRRVLVVEDTSTTGSSALTAVEALRAEGAEVVGVAVVVDRDTGAREKVLAEGLDYRWAVSSADLGLS, from the coding sequence GTGAACGCGCCGCGACCGAACCCCGACGACCTCGTCTACCTGATCCGCCGCATCGCCGAGCTGGCGGTCGTGCACGGCCGGGTGACCCTGTCCTCGGGGCGGGAGGCCGACTACTACGTCGACATGCGTCGGGTGACGCTCGACGGGCGGACCTCGCCGGTCATCGGCCGCGTGATGCGGGCGCTCGTCTCCGACTGGTCCTTCGACGCGGTCGGCGGCCTGACCCTCGGCGCCGACCCGGTCGCCACCTCGATGCTGCACGCCGCGGCCGCGGAGTCCTCGGTGCTCGACGCCTTCGTCGTGCGCAAGAGCGAGAAGGCGCACGGCCTCCAGCGGCGCATCGAGGGCTCGCCCGTCGAGGGGCGCCGGGTGCTCGTGGTCGAGGACACCTCGACCACCGGCTCCTCCGCCCTGACCGCGGTCGAGGCCCTGCGCGCCGAGGGTGCGGAGGTCGTCGGCGTCGCGGTCGTCGTCGACCGCGACACCGGCGCGCGGGAGAAGGTGCTCGCCGAGGGGCTGGACTACCGCTGGGCCGTCTCGTCGGCCGACCTCGGGCTCTCCTGA
- a CDS encoding NAD-dependent succinate-semialdehyde dehydrogenase, which produces MTAQAERSLLEDVPSGLFIGGEWRPSATGRSFSVDDPATGEALAEVADGNADDAAAAMDAAVEAAASWARTPARQRSDILRRTFDAVRARTDDFALLMTLEMGKPLAEAKGEVTYGNEFLRWFSEEAVRIEGRFGPNPEGTGRMIVSRHPVGPCHLITPWNFPLAMATRKVGPALAAGCTAVIKPADLTPLTTLLLTSVLAEAGLPPGVLNVVTTTDAASVSGTVIADPRLRKLSFTGSTPVGRRLLAQSAEGVLRTSMELGGNAPFVVFADADVDLAVEGAMLAKFRNIGEACTAANRFIVAAEVAEEFTAKVSERVAAMRVGRGTEEGVQVGPLINEKAREKAGSLVSDAVGRGAEVVVGGHAVDGPGTFYEPTVVAGVRPGSRILAEEIFGPVLAVATFADEEEGVALANDTEYGLVGYAYTQDLARAMRLVDALETGMVGINTGVVSNAAAPFGGVKQSGLGREGGREGIGEYLETRYTLIPDPWA; this is translated from the coding sequence ATGACGGCGCAGGCCGAACGATCCCTGCTCGAGGACGTGCCCTCGGGCCTGTTCATCGGCGGCGAGTGGCGGCCCTCCGCCACCGGCCGGTCCTTCTCGGTGGACGACCCCGCGACGGGGGAGGCGCTGGCCGAGGTGGCCGACGGCAACGCCGACGACGCCGCCGCGGCGATGGACGCGGCCGTCGAGGCTGCGGCGTCCTGGGCACGGACGCCGGCGCGGCAGCGCTCCGACATCCTGCGGCGCACCTTCGACGCGGTGCGGGCGCGGACCGACGACTTCGCCCTGCTGATGACCCTGGAGATGGGCAAGCCGCTGGCCGAGGCCAAGGGCGAGGTCACGTACGGCAACGAGTTCCTGCGGTGGTTCTCCGAGGAGGCCGTCCGCATCGAGGGCCGCTTCGGGCCCAACCCGGAGGGGACGGGCCGGATGATCGTGTCCCGGCACCCCGTGGGGCCGTGCCACCTGATCACCCCGTGGAACTTCCCGCTCGCCATGGCGACCCGCAAGGTCGGCCCCGCGCTGGCCGCCGGCTGCACGGCCGTGATCAAGCCGGCGGACCTGACGCCGCTCACGACCCTGCTCCTCACCAGCGTCCTGGCGGAGGCGGGCCTGCCGCCGGGCGTCCTGAACGTCGTCACCACCACCGACGCCGCGTCCGTCTCGGGCACGGTCATCGCCGACCCGCGGCTGCGCAAGCTCAGCTTCACCGGCTCGACCCCGGTGGGCCGCCGGCTGCTGGCCCAGTCCGCCGAGGGCGTGCTCCGCACCTCCATGGAGCTCGGCGGCAACGCGCCGTTCGTGGTCTTCGCCGACGCCGACGTCGACCTCGCCGTCGAGGGGGCGATGCTCGCCAAGTTCCGGAACATCGGTGAGGCGTGCACGGCGGCCAACCGCTTCATCGTCGCCGCCGAGGTGGCCGAGGAGTTCACGGCCAAGGTGAGCGAGCGGGTGGCGGCCATGCGGGTCGGCCGCGGCACCGAGGAGGGCGTCCAGGTCGGACCGCTGATCAACGAGAAGGCGCGCGAGAAGGCGGGCTCGCTCGTGTCCGACGCGGTCGGCCGCGGGGCCGAGGTCGTGGTCGGCGGGCACGCCGTCGACGGGCCCGGCACCTTCTACGAACCCACCGTGGTCGCCGGCGTCCGCCCGGGCAGCCGCATCCTCGCCGAGGAGATCTTCGGTCCGGTCCTCGCCGTGGCGACGTTCGCCGACGAGGAGGAGGGCGTCGCCCTCGCCAACGACACCGAGTACGGGCTGGTCGGCTACGCGTACACCCAGGACCTCGCCCGGGCCATGCGCCTGGTCGACGCGCTGGAGACGGGCATGGTCGGGATCAACACCGGCGTCGTCTCCAACGCCGCGGCGCCCTTCGGCGGCGTCAAGCAGTCCGGTCTCGGCCGCGAGGGCGGCCGCGAGGGGATCGGGGAGTACCTCGAGACCCGCTACACGCTCATCCCCGACCCCTGGGCCTGA
- a CDS encoding PT domain-containing protein — MRLGDAERQLSATGGAAAGAVLRWWFVRATLLVGLVVVALVLVGRPAQADTVSDDSTSSASSSSDSSGASSSADDDDASAGASSSSSSSAEESAPPRKSTTSTVTKTRSGHTRLVRHRAVAKHTVVRAATSTRSVKTERAKTVESAKKAKSAKTVKRAEAAASDTASTSSTSSTQADPSTSSTSTSAPAEQDSPSSDEGSAAPTSDPATDRPTPGASATPSGEPTAQPSADATPEPTAPSDEPTSQPSAEPSTQPTAEPTGQPTVQPTTQPTAEPTAQPAEQPTAQPTDQPTAEPTDQPTAQPTQDPTAPATSDPTPTPTQDPTTQPVPDPTIPVTDPTVPVVTTPVATTPVEPVVTPVVDDPTLGLPGETAEPAPATTDDDAPAFPPVPLLPLQLGSAAVAGDPTAVQSGWDASDGRARAGDDTTSSPTSEPAVADPQAEPRVLDTVSAPTGASPTGPMHSSNAAAGASGSVTSGGASASVLGLLESIFGLGADRGGDLGSLANAQDYAWRLCRQPGFAPD, encoded by the coding sequence GTGCGGCTCGGCGACGCGGAGCGGCAGCTCTCCGCCACGGGCGGAGCCGCTGCGGGTGCCGTGCTGCGCTGGTGGTTCGTCCGGGCCACGCTGCTGGTCGGCCTGGTGGTCGTCGCGCTCGTCCTGGTCGGCCGTCCGGCCCAGGCCGACACGGTCTCGGACGACAGCACCTCGAGCGCGTCCTCCTCCTCGGATTCCTCCGGCGCGAGCAGCTCGGCGGACGACGACGACGCCTCGGCCGGCGCTTCGAGCTCGTCCTCGTCGAGCGCCGAGGAGAGCGCACCGCCCCGCAAGAGCACGACGTCCACCGTCACCAAGACCCGCTCGGGCCACACCCGGCTCGTACGCCACCGCGCGGTCGCGAAGCACACGGTCGTCAGGGCCGCCACGTCGACCAGGTCGGTGAAGACCGAGCGCGCCAAGACGGTCGAGAGCGCGAAGAAGGCCAAGAGCGCGAAGACCGTCAAGAGGGCGGAGGCGGCCGCCTCGGACACGGCGAGCACGTCGAGCACGTCGAGCACGCAGGCCGACCCCTCGACCTCCTCGACGTCCACGTCCGCCCCGGCCGAGCAGGACAGCCCGTCGAGCGACGAGGGCTCCGCGGCGCCCACCTCGGACCCGGCCACCGACCGGCCGACGCCCGGGGCGAGCGCCACGCCGAGCGGCGAGCCGACGGCGCAGCCCAGCGCGGACGCGACCCCGGAGCCGACCGCTCCCAGCGACGAGCCCACCAGCCAGCCCAGCGCCGAGCCCAGCACGCAGCCCACCGCCGAGCCGACGGGGCAGCCGACCGTCCAGCCGACGACGCAGCCCACGGCCGAGCCGACCGCTCAGCCGGCGGAGCAGCCCACCGCTCAGCCGACGGACCAGCCCACGGCCGAGCCGACGGACCAGCCGACCGCGCAGCCGACGCAGGACCCCACAGCACCTGCCACCTCGGACCCGACGCCGACGCCCACCCAGGACCCGACGACGCAGCCGGTCCCCGACCCGACGATCCCCGTCACCGACCCGACCGTCCCCGTGGTCACGACCCCGGTCGCCACCACCCCGGTCGAGCCCGTCGTGACGCCGGTCGTCGACGACCCGACGCTGGGGCTGCCCGGGGAGACCGCCGAGCCCGCCCCGGCGACCACCGACGACGACGCGCCGGCCTTTCCGCCGGTCCCGCTCCTGCCGCTGCAGCTCGGCAGCGCCGCCGTCGCGGGTGACCCGACGGCGGTGCAGAGCGGGTGGGACGCGTCGGACGGGCGTGCACGCGCCGGCGACGACACCACGAGCTCACCGACCAGCGAACCGGCGGTCGCCGATCCCCAGGCTGAACCACGCGTCCTCGACACGGTGTCCGCCCCGACCGGGGCGTCCCCGACCGGACCCATGCACAGCTCCAACGCCGCCGCCGGCGCGTCGGGCTCCGTGACCTCCGGAGGCGCGAGCGCCTCCGTCCTCGGGCTCCTCGAGTCCATCTTCGGCCTCGGTGCCGACCGCGGCGGCGACCTCGGGTCGCTCGCCAACGCGCAGGACTACGCCTGGCGGCTGTGCCGCCAGCCCGGCTTCGCGCCCGACTGA
- a CDS encoding pyridoxal phosphate-dependent aminotransferase: protein MASPWRAQRLTSSTTTIFAEMSALAVATGSVNLGQGFPDSDGPGFMLEAARQAITDGVNQYPPGRGIAPLRQAVAAHTLRHHGLDYDPDTEVLITTGATEALAATIQAYVDPGDEVVALEPFYDSYAASIDLAGGVRVGVGLFGPDFRLDHAELAAAFTPRTKLVLVNSPHNPTGVVLGDEDLAAIARLAVEHDVLVVTDEVYEHLVFEGSVHRSLASYPGMRERTIRISSSGKTFSATGWKIGWAMGPAALIDEVTAVKQFLTYVSGAPFQPAVARALDEGDAWIADSVRDLQGRRDQLAEGLASVGLEPAVPQGTYFMTTDVRPLGYDDGVAFCRELPHRAGVVAIPHQVFYDRAEAGRPYVRWAFCKRAEVIDEAVRRLGALSR, encoded by the coding sequence ATGGCCTCGCCGTGGAGAGCGCAGCGGCTCACCTCGTCCACCACCACGATCTTCGCCGAGATGTCGGCGCTCGCCGTGGCGACCGGTTCGGTCAACCTGGGCCAGGGCTTCCCCGACAGCGACGGACCGGGCTTCATGCTCGAGGCCGCACGCCAGGCGATCACCGACGGCGTGAACCAGTACCCGCCCGGTCGCGGCATCGCCCCGCTCCGGCAGGCGGTCGCGGCGCACACCCTCCGCCACCACGGACTCGACTACGACCCCGACACCGAGGTCCTGATCACGACGGGCGCGACCGAGGCGCTGGCGGCCACCATCCAGGCGTACGTCGACCCGGGCGACGAGGTCGTCGCCCTCGAGCCCTTCTACGACTCGTACGCGGCCTCGATCGACCTGGCCGGCGGGGTGCGCGTCGGGGTCGGTCTCTTCGGGCCGGACTTCCGCCTCGACCACGCCGAGCTCGCCGCCGCCTTCACACCGCGGACCAAGCTGGTGCTCGTCAACTCCCCGCACAACCCCACGGGGGTCGTGCTCGGCGACGAGGACCTCGCCGCCATCGCCCGCCTGGCCGTGGAGCACGACGTGCTCGTGGTCACCGACGAGGTCTACGAGCACCTGGTCTTCGAGGGCTCCGTGCACCGCTCGCTGGCGTCCTACCCCGGCATGCGCGAGCGCACGATCCGCATCTCCTCCTCGGGCAAGACCTTCTCCGCGACCGGGTGGAAGATCGGCTGGGCGATGGGCCCCGCCGCGCTGATCGACGAGGTCACCGCGGTGAAGCAGTTCCTCACCTACGTCTCGGGCGCCCCGTTCCAGCCCGCCGTCGCCCGGGCGCTGGACGAGGGCGACGCGTGGATCGCGGACTCCGTGCGGGACCTGCAGGGCCGGCGCGACCAGCTCGCGGAGGGCCTGGCCTCCGTCGGGCTCGAGCCCGCGGTGCCGCAGGGCACCTACTTCATGACCACCGACGTCCGGCCGCTCGGCTACGACGACGGGGTCGCCTTCTGCCGCGAGCTCCCGCACCGGGCCGGCGTCGTGGCCATCCCGCACCAGGTCTTCTACGACCGCGCCGAGGCCGGCCGGCCCTACGTGCGGTGGGCCTTCTGCAAGCGGGCCGAGGTCATCGACGAGGCGGTCCGGCGACTCGGCGCGCTCAGCCGCTGA
- a CDS encoding spermidine synthase produces the protein MRSEELVLRGGESPVVLVPDVGRRSAYLLRVGRTDQSYVDLDDPRHLEFDYVQRVADLVESLYAPGVTLRAVHIGGAGLTLPRYLAATRPGSTQTVLEPDAELTEFVRSRLPLPRSSGIKVRAVDGRSGLPELRDGIADLVVLDAFAGARVPPELTTQGALAELHRVLRPDGVLAMNVTDSGTLRFTRRVLAGLRAELGSVGLCTEPSTLKGRRFGNLVLVASDRPLDADAWAGLADRAGRPPFPYRVVHGARLDQLVGNARPFTDDDAEASPPPPTELFGLG, from the coding sequence GTGAGGAGCGAGGAGCTGGTCCTGCGCGGCGGGGAGTCGCCGGTGGTGCTGGTCCCCGACGTCGGGCGGCGCTCGGCCTACCTCCTGCGGGTCGGGCGCACGGACCAGTCGTACGTCGACCTCGACGACCCGCGGCACCTCGAGTTCGACTACGTGCAGCGCGTGGCCGACCTGGTGGAGTCGCTCTACGCGCCCGGCGTCACCCTCCGGGCGGTCCACATCGGCGGGGCGGGCCTGACGCTGCCGCGCTACCTCGCGGCGACGCGGCCCGGGTCCACGCAGACCGTGCTGGAGCCCGACGCCGAGCTGACCGAGTTCGTCCGCTCCCGGCTGCCGCTGCCGAGGTCCAGCGGGATCAAGGTCCGCGCGGTCGACGGGCGCAGCGGCCTGCCCGAGCTGCGCGACGGGATCGCCGACCTGGTCGTGCTCGACGCCTTCGCCGGAGCACGGGTGCCGCCGGAGCTGACGACCCAGGGCGCCCTCGCCGAGCTGCACCGGGTGCTGCGCCCCGACGGCGTCCTCGCCATGAACGTCACCGACAGCGGGACCCTCCGCTTCACCCGGCGGGTCCTCGCCGGGCTCCGGGCCGAGCTCGGGTCGGTGGGGCTGTGCACGGAGCCGAGCACGCTCAAGGGGCGACGCTTCGGCAACCTGGTGCTCGTGGCCAGCGACCGCCCGCTCGACGCGGACGCGTGGGCCGGGCTCGCGGACCGGGCCGGCCGGCCGCCCTTCCCCTACCGGGTCGTGCACGGGGCCCGGCTCGACCAGCTCGTGGGCAACGCCCGTCCCTTCACCGACGACGACGCGGAAGCCTCGCCGCCGCCCCCGACGGAGCTCTTCGGGCTCGGCTGA
- a CDS encoding YchJ family protein — protein MTGDEPCPCASRLAYAACCEPLHDGRDAAPTAERLMRSRFAAYATGREDYVFRTWHPRTRPADVEPAPGLVWTGLTVVEVQAGTADDTEGTVEFKAAYEAADGPGVMHERSRFVRRGSRWVYLDGDAL, from the coding sequence GTGACCGGCGACGAACCCTGCCCCTGCGCCAGCAGGCTCGCGTACGCGGCCTGCTGCGAACCGCTCCACGACGGCCGGGACGCGGCCCCGACCGCCGAGCGGCTGATGCGGTCGCGCTTCGCCGCGTACGCGACCGGGCGGGAGGACTACGTCTTCCGGACCTGGCACCCGCGGACCCGCCCGGCCGACGTGGAGCCGGCGCCGGGGCTGGTCTGGACGGGTCTGACCGTGGTCGAGGTCCAGGCCGGGACCGCTGACGACACCGAGGGCACGGTCGAGTTCAAGGCCGCGTACGAGGCGGCCGACGGGCCGGGCGTGATGCACGAGCGCAGCCGGTTCGTCCGACGCGGGTCGCGCTGGGTCTACCTCGACGGCGACGCCCTCTGA
- the clpB gene encoding ATP-dependent chaperone ClpB: protein MDTNKLTTKSRDAVSSALRLALTGGNPYVEPSHLLHALLLVPGNTVAPLITAVGADPAVVDAAAQGAISKLSSATGSSVSQPQLSGAFARVLADAETRAEQLGDSYVATEHLLIALAAVASDAQSVLRDLKVTAADLTTKFNEMRGSKRVTSAEAEGTESALDQYGVDLTATARAGKLDPVIGRDTEIRRVVQVLARRTKNNPVLIGEPGVGKTAVVEGLAQRLVAGDVPDSLKGRRLVSLDLSAMVAGAKYRGEFEERLKAVLTEIRDAEGQVITFIDELHTVVGAGASGDSSMDAGNMLKPMLARGELRMIGATTLDEYRERIEKDPALERRFQQVYVGEPSVEDTVAILRGLRERYEAHHKVAITDAALVAAASLSNRYITSRQLPDKAIDLVDEAASRLRMEIDSSPEEIDQLRRSVDRMTMQRLALEKETDAGSVARLERLEAELADASEELRGLEARWEAEKKGLNEVGELRSQIDELRVAADRALREGDLVRASEISYGEIPALQERLSRADEAERNTTPMVSEEVSAQDIAEVVANWTGIPTGRLLEGETEKLLHMEDRLGERLIGQRPAVKAVSDAVRRSRAGISDPNRPTGSFLFLGPTGVGKTELAKSLAAFLFDDEHAMIRIDMSEYSEKHSVSRLVGAPPGYVGYDEGGQLTEAVRRRPYAVVLLDEVEKAHPEVFDILLQVLDDGRLTDGQGRTVDFRNVIMILTSNLGSQYLADPKLDDKIKRDAVMGVVRQAFKPEFLNRLDEVVLFDALDTTELARIVEINLARLNERLAERRISVVATQAARDWLALTGFDPTYGARPLRRLVQTTIEDQLARRVLGGEVLEGDTVTFDLDPEGDALRVVSETPVAV from the coding sequence GCTCTCCGGCGCCTTCGCCCGCGTGCTCGCCGACGCGGAGACCCGCGCCGAGCAGCTCGGCGACTCCTACGTCGCCACCGAGCACCTGCTCATCGCCCTCGCCGCCGTCGCCTCCGACGCCCAGTCCGTGCTGCGCGACCTCAAGGTCACCGCCGCCGACCTGACGACGAAGTTCAACGAGATGCGCGGCAGCAAGCGCGTCACCAGCGCCGAGGCCGAGGGCACCGAGTCCGCGCTCGACCAGTACGGCGTCGACCTCACCGCGACCGCCCGGGCCGGCAAGCTCGACCCGGTCATCGGCCGCGACACCGAGATCCGCCGCGTCGTCCAAGTCCTGGCCCGGCGCACCAAGAACAACCCCGTCCTCATCGGCGAGCCCGGCGTCGGCAAGACCGCCGTCGTCGAGGGCCTCGCCCAGCGCCTCGTCGCCGGCGACGTCCCCGACTCCCTCAAGGGCCGTCGCCTCGTCTCGCTCGACCTGAGCGCGATGGTGGCCGGCGCGAAGTACCGCGGCGAGTTCGAGGAGCGGCTCAAGGCCGTCCTCACCGAGATCCGCGACGCCGAGGGCCAGGTCATCACCTTCATCGACGAGCTGCACACCGTCGTCGGTGCGGGCGCGTCCGGCGACTCCTCGATGGACGCCGGCAACATGCTCAAGCCGATGCTGGCCCGCGGCGAGCTGCGGATGATCGGCGCGACGACGCTCGACGAGTACCGCGAGCGGATCGAGAAGGACCCGGCGCTGGAGCGCCGCTTCCAGCAGGTCTACGTCGGCGAGCCGAGCGTCGAGGACACCGTCGCGATCCTGCGCGGCCTGCGCGAGCGCTACGAGGCGCACCACAAGGTCGCCATCACCGACGCCGCCCTCGTGGCCGCCGCCAGCCTGTCCAACCGCTACATCACCTCGCGCCAGCTGCCCGACAAGGCGATCGACCTCGTCGACGAGGCCGCGTCCCGGCTGCGCATGGAGATCGACTCCTCGCCCGAGGAGATCGACCAGCTCCGCCGCTCCGTCGACCGGATGACCATGCAGCGCCTGGCGCTGGAGAAGGAGACCGACGCGGGTTCGGTCGCGCGGCTGGAGCGGCTCGAGGCCGAGCTCGCCGACGCGAGCGAGGAGCTGCGCGGGCTCGAGGCGCGCTGGGAGGCGGAGAAGAAGGGCCTCAACGAGGTCGGCGAGCTCCGCTCGCAGATCGACGAGCTGCGCGTCGCCGCGGACCGCGCGCTGCGCGAGGGCGACCTCGTGCGGGCGAGCGAGATCAGCTACGGCGAGATCCCCGCGCTGCAGGAGCGGCTGTCCCGCGCCGACGAGGCCGAGCGCAACACGACGCCGATGGTCAGCGAGGAGGTCAGCGCCCAGGACATCGCCGAGGTGGTGGCCAACTGGACCGGCATCCCCACCGGGCGGCTGCTCGAGGGCGAGACCGAGAAGCTCCTCCACATGGAGGACCGGCTCGGCGAGCGCCTGATCGGCCAGCGTCCCGCGGTCAAGGCCGTCTCCGACGCCGTGCGCCGCTCGCGGGCCGGGATCTCCGACCCCAACCGGCCGACCGGGTCGTTCCTGTTCCTCGGCCCGACCGGCGTCGGCAAGACCGAGCTGGCCAAGTCGCTCGCCGCGTTCCTCTTCGACGACGAGCACGCCATGATCCGCATCGACATGAGCGAGTACTCCGAGAAGCACTCGGTCTCGCGCCTGGTCGGTGCGCCTCCCGGCTACGTCGGCTACGACGAGGGCGGCCAGCTCACCGAGGCCGTGCGGCGGCGCCCGTACGCGGTCGTGCTGCTCGACGAGGTGGAGAAGGCCCACCCCGAGGTCTTCGACATCCTGCTGCAGGTGCTCGACGACGGCCGGCTGACCGACGGCCAGGGCCGCACGGTCGACTTCCGTAACGTGATCATGATCCTGACGTCGAACCTCGGCTCGCAGTACCTGGCCGACCCCAAGCTCGACGACAAGATCAAGCGCGACGCGGTGATGGGCGTTGTGCGGCAGGCGTTCAAGCCGGAGTTCCTCAACCGGCTCGACGAGGTCGTGCTGTTCGACGCGCTCGACACAACCGAGCTGGCCCGGATCGTCGAGATCAACCTGGCCCGGCTCAACGAGCGGCTCGCCGAACGCCGGATCTCCGTCGTCGCGACGCAGGCCGCGCGCGACTGGCTGGCGCTCACCGGCTTCGACCCGACGTACGGCGCCCGGCCGCTGCGCCGGCTCGTGCAGACGACCATCGAGGACCAGCTGGCGCGCCGCGTGCTCGGTGGCGAGGTCCTCGAGGGCGACACGGTCACCTTCGACCTCGACCCCGAGGGCGACGCCCTGCGCGTCGTGAGCGAGACGCCGGTCGCGGTCTAG